TTGTACAGAAACCAAACATGAAAATATCTTTCTGCGAAAGGTACACAAGGTCCAACATCACTACACAATGAAAAGAACAGTGAAAAGTCTCTAAACCATGATGTTCCTATACAGGGTTAACTGCCTATTTAACTAAGGATGTTCCTTAGCACTGTTAGAGCTCAGCTTCTTCACTTCGCTCTCTGGAGGTTGAGTCTTTGATCCAAAGACAAAGTCTTTAACAGAGCTTTCTGCAGACTGTATTGCCTTCTTAATCTGCCAGCACAATTTTGTGTCATCAGTCCTCAGAACCATTACTACAAAACTATTGGTAATGACAGTCTAGCAGGCTAGGCACTTTTGCATAGCTGAGTATAAATTTCTCTCTACAAATGCCTTCAATGATATCTAAGCCAATTAAAAATCTATCAAAAATTGAAACATCTTTTGCACCCAGAGAGCTTATGGTTAGCAGTAGCAGTGTAGCACACACATTATCAAAGCAGTACATATTTTTGTTCTTTCTAACTTAGCATCCATCATCCCCTCCACAATCTCGGTCTTTCTTTAAGCAAATCATTTGCATGATTTCCTATCATTCCGACTAAAAGGTGCGCCCTTGTTTTCTATAAACTGCACCTATTTCAAGCTCTATGAATTTACCAATTCCCCAATTTAGCTTTACAGAATTCTTTGAATTTCGTAATATAAGCCAATCTCAATTGACGGAAACTGAAATTCTATATTCAGTGAAAATGACCCTACTGCTATTCCAGAAGACCAGGCATAACAGTCCAGAGCACTCCTAAATACTTGTAGAAGCTTTTATCTACAGTGACATCCTCATGAACACTTAAGGTGATAAATAAAAGTAATTGTTGGGTAAAATCTGGTCATGTACAATAACATCTGGCTAATCAAACACCATAACAAAAACAAAAAAACAAAATGTTCAACTTTACTTACATAAGACCTGCATCTAAACACTTTTGTTTCAAAATAGTGACCATACAAGCAGTCAAGCAGATATCACTGCTCTATTTCACTCACCAACACACGAGTCAGTAACATCAAGAACAAAAAAACATTGATCCCAAACACAAAACACTACCCAATTACTCCAATGATCACAAAACAATACCCAATTACTCCAATTTCATACCCAACCATGAAAGACCTGAACTTGTAACCAGAAAAAGCATACCCAATTTCTCATTTTCTTTCTGCCATATTTAACAACAAGACCCAGTAGTAATCTTAAAAGAAGAAATTAGAGGGATGAGAGAACATACAGGGTCGAGAACATTGGGCTCGGAGCCATAATCAGCAGTCAAGAGAAAATAAGAAGCAGTGACAGTAGCCACTATGGTTGTCCTCCTCACCAGCTTATCCATTTGTGGGTTCATCCTGAATTTTTCTCCTTTTGGCTTCTCTCTTCGATTCAGAATTGGGTACTGTGTGAAAGAGAGGGCTGTTCAGTTCTGCAAAGAGTGTTGTAGAAGGTTTTGGAAGGAGTTGGGTTTTATGATTTGTTTCTGGTCCTTTTAGAATTGGTATATCACACATTTTCCATTTATATTTTCACTCTCTCCTACATTTCCTTGCTACCATATGACCTTTGGTTCATATGCTTCCTTTTTATTTTGTTGGCAATCAAGTTCATATGCTTGTGGATGTCACATTTTGATGCCACTTTATATGAGTTAAGCATAAGAGCTTAGCAATATTTTCGATTTCGATATCACTATTCTAAAATCTAATTATATTATTTTCTTTTGATATGAAACTGTTTCAGAGTTTTTGTTGTACTATAATGTTCACATGGTCACATAACGATCAAAAACTTTATAGACACTCATTATCAAAGGTCGAGACTAAAAGTGATTTTTAGATAATCTCAACACTTCAACATTAAATACAATGACATGTATCGTAATGGTATTGAGCATGTTAGTTTTATCCTTGTATATTTTCTTTGTTTGACTTTTCATCGTTATAAAGTTCGCCTACTCTATATCAAAATATCAAGTACAATACATCTATATATTAGTATACCATATATATCACTAGTTTAGAGGAATTTTACTCCATTGACCCGGTTTTTCACCCAATCTCACAACTCCAATAGCTTCCAAGTACTATTCAAAACTCAAAGTGGCCAATCAACACAGTCATGACTCTTGAAGAAATGAAGAGGACTCAATTTGGGGCCAAATTTTCCTTTGGCAGAGACATTTTAAAACTGAGGATCAAAGTACCAGACGAGGAAAAGTTCAAGGACCAAATTGAAATCTTCATTCTTACCATATTTAGCTTCTTGCCCAATACTTTGTTGCACTTTTTAGTGTGTTGGTGACAAAGGCAAGACACAGTTCAAATTACTCAGATATCAAATGGAAGAACCAAAGGCAACGCCACAAACCCAAATCCCAAATCCTCCTCCGAACTCTGTCAGAACTCCCCCTCATCTTCAATCAAAGACCAAGAAGAGACTCCTTGACAGTGATGCCCAAAACTCCAGCTCCTTCAAGATTCGTGCACTCCTCAGAGACATTCGTCCTAATGTTCTTGAGGTACTATTATTCACACCCATTTCTCCAAGTTTGCCTCTTTATCCCCATTTATTATAGTTTCGTATGACTTGTGTTATGGGTTTTTGATCTTATGGAAATAGGACTGCTTTACTTGATTTCAATTTCCAAGGAAATCTTTGCACGCAATCTGAGTTTGTTTAAAATGCACTGTCAAATGAGAACCAATATGACCATTTACGCGATGATGTGAATCGATGCTGATGAAAATGAAAATGCATGGACTCTTAAATATAGTGATTATTTCGTGTGCACTTTTCGATTGTGGTTGATTCTCTGAGGCTGAAGATGAAGTTTGATGCAAAATGCAATATAGTTAGTAATATAAGAAGCCATCAGTAGAAGTAGGAGATCGTAGATGCTTTGATGTGTATTAGGTCCCCGAGTGGATATGCCATGTATCTAGTTTTTGGATGAAATCACACTGAATTGATCTTCCCATCCTGCTGTTTTGAAATGCTTATTTTATTTGCTATATTGTGTCATGAATGAATGACTTCGAATGTTATTTTCGTTTGGTTATCTTGAAGGTTCTCCGGACGCCTGACTTTCAGAAGTGTAAGGCAGCCAACAAAATTCAAGAACGTAAGCTCATCAAGATTCTTTTTCTTGTTTTCCCTTCTTCATGCAGTGATATTATGTTCAATAACACCGACCTGAATTGGAGTGGTGTATCATCACCATATACAAGTTTCATCGTTGTGCTAATTTGATTTTCAGTTGTTCATGAACGATTATATAGAGTTCATCCTTGAAGTCAGTTTGTCGTTTTAGCATTACCCGCCAATTTAGATACCATTAGCGTACCATTATATGGTTTATGTGGGCATCTTAAGATTTCTGCTAGGGACAAAATGGAAGTTTGATAAAAGCATTTACTTTTCAGAATGGAGGAGATCTGGATAATAAGTAGAGTACAAGAAAAAGAAACTATCTGCATACCTAAAGCCATACAAGAAAGCTCTACTAATTTCTGCCTTTAAGTTGGCGTACCATAGCTAATGATACATATGCACATTCTTGAGCTCCATATGCTCCAGTTTGGATCCTTTTAGACAACCTAGTATCAAAGGTATTATGAGGGAGTTACTTGCATAAGTTGTGGCCTTTTATATAATGGTCAAGGTTTAAATGTTTATGGGTTCATGAAATGCACTAATGATTGTATGTGGCATATATGCAGAGGTGAAGCTTCTGATGGAACTATACAAACAGATGACACCAGAAGCACTTTCTGCACCAAGGTTTAACAATGAGCCAGAAGGACAGCTTTCATCTGGTGCCCCATCAAAACATGAGCTTCCTTCAGGTGTATCTGGTCAGAATCAGCAGGCTGAAGATGGTCAAAATAAAGAGACGTATGTTGTTGGAGGATCAGCTTTTGGCTGGAACTTCATCACCTTTTCCAGCATGGAACCAGTCTATTATGGTATGACAAAGGAGTCGTTTCGAACACAAGCAGCAAAGCTGACAAGTGGATAATCCGACAAGTGAAAAATTGCTTTCGCTGCTATAGTGATCAGATGATGTTTCATAAATGGAAAGCCTACCCTCAATATTAGTATAAAGTGGTTGAGTTGATGATTTGATCAATTGCATTGGGTGAGTTGATGATTTCATTAGGTAGTTGATAGAACTTAACACCCATTTTATATATCAAAAGAGGATAACTCAGTGAGAAGGATGTAAAACTCCTATTTGTTTAGTATGTCATTTGGGTTCTTGAACAGGCAGTCCCTAGTTGGAAGAGCAAAATGGTGGCACTTAACGAAAATAGTTAACTAACAATTCCATTTCAAATGCACTAAACAGTAAACCAAAGCTATTTGTTTGCACTTTGCACAGTGAGGACAAGTAATATATGTCAACGGATAGGCAATATTTTGTCACCCTGTCAATTTTCTCATATATCTCCTTGTTTACCTTCTCTATCTTTTCATTCAACTCTGGTGGTGCAGTGATCACATTTTTCTTGGTCACCCCAACAACCTCCAAGTTAGCTGCCTTTAAGATTTCTACGAGCTCTTTCTTCATTCCCTCTATGGCTCTACTTCATTAATCAATTTCCTTATCCAATGTCATTGTTTAGATCTTGGCATTTTATCTTGTCCACTGAAAACGTTCGTTTCTTATGTTTTGATAGTGGGCACTTGCATGAATTGGTCAATTGTGACCATGTTGAGTCAAATGACGAACTTAGTGATGAATAACTGAACAAAATTGATATGTGAAATATGTGGAAGTGATCAGACTGCATATATAGTTGCTGTAGAACTGAATAGCAGCAACAGATCACAGTTTCTGTCTATAGGTGGGATAGTAGCTCTCCAGATTTTTTTTTCCAGTAGGTTCCAAGTACATTCCCTTCAGATGAGGATGCACCATTTGTCCAGTTGTTGCCATTCCTTACTCGAGTAATATGATAGCAGCTTCTCACCGAGAATAAACCTTTAGGATCATAGTGTCATACTAACCGGTCGTCCGGATCCCTGAAACTGATTGGAATCTTCAAAATCATCCCAGCTTCCTCCCTAGAAAAGAGTTCTTTCAACATCAGCTGATTCCATTCATGTTCCTCGCCATCCAGTAAATAATCACTTACCATCAAATCTTCAGTCCCCTCCGTAACAGTGGTGTACTGTACGTACGAGGCATTGGTAACCATGGGTCTTGCCAAGACCCTAACCTTGTCTCCTCTACCAATCTGGTAACGGATGCCATTCCGTAAAAGCTCTATTTATTATGGAAGCCTGGCTCCTTGTGATTATTGTATACATAATCATGTCAGATTCATGGTCCTTTTCTTATACCAAAGATGAAAGATGAAAACCAAATCCATCATGGTACAGGCAGTCATTCACAGTTGGTGAGATGAGAAAGCAATTTGATACTCGTATCTTTTCTTTTTAATACCAAAGACAAAATTTGAAAATCCATCAAAATTCACTTGACCTCATACAGATTTGTCAGTCATCAACACAGACAACTGAACAAGTTGGCATTAATCTAACACCTTCCTTAATAATTCAATCATCTTAAAAAATAAAATCATCAGAATTCATTTCACCTGATACGGAATTGTCAGCATCAACATAGTCGATCAACTCAATAAACTTGACATTAATCTAACACCTTCCTTAATAATTCAATCATCTTAAGAAAATAAAATCATCAGAATTCATGTCACCTCATACGAAATTGTCCGCAATCAACAGTCAACTCAATAAACTTGGCAGTTATCTAATACCTTCATTGATAATTCAATCAGCTTAAAAACTACAATTTTTTCAGGTTCAAAACAGTTAACAAGTTGATGTAAATAAACAAAATAAGATATACATATATATATATATATATATAGAAAGGATAGAGAGCGGGCGTCCGCACTCTGGCTTAAAGTGCGGACTTCGTCCGTTCTCTGCCGTCTCACGCCGGCGACGGCTTCTCTCCTTCCCGGACGACAACACAGACTTCTAGGACGGTTTCTCTCCTTCCAGGACTGGCCAGCGACAAGTTTTCCGGCCGGATTGAAACTCTGGACGGAAAACACCATGATTGATCAAGGTTGGCCGGAAAACTTGTCGCCGGCCAGTCCTGGAAGGAGAGAAGCCGTCCTGGAAGCCTGTGCTGTCGTCCGGGAAGGAGAGAAGTCATCGCCGACGTGAGACGGCAGAGAACGGACGAAGTCCGCACTTGAAGTCGGAGTGCGGACGTCCGCTCTACATCCCGGGCCTGGTATATATATATATATATATATATATATATATATCAAAAACGTATGGCAAGATATGCTTTTCTTTGTAATTAACGTGCTTCTCTAATGTTTATAAATAGTGATTGTCCTATTTTGATATCAATATCAGCCAGCTCAAAGTGCATGTTTTTGTGCTAGCTACTTGTATCTTATTAATCATCAATTTCGAGTTTAATTAATTGATGGCTAAGATGGAGCTGGGAGGGATGTGCCTCAAACATGTTCATTCAATCTCAATTATGGTGCTTCTCTTGCATATCAGTTGTGTTGCTTCTGCTAATGTGACCAGGTGCGTAGAGAGGGAACGGGAAGCGCTGCTTGCTATCAAACAAGACTTATTAGTGGTTAACTCCAGTAGACTGTCTTCGTGGGGAACTGCAGCTAAAGATTGTTGCAAATGGGAAGGAGTCTTATGTGACCACCTGACTGGACATGTTATTCAGCTTCATCTTGGAGGGTGGGTGCTGTCTTCGCAAGGTGAGTTCGAAGATTACATACCTTTTGAAGGTAAGCTTAGTTCTAAACTCATTGAGTTGCAGCAGTTGGAATATATAGACCTCAGTTCAAATTATTTACGTCCGAGCCCAATTCCAGGTTTCATTGGTTCTCTGTTCAATTTAAGATACCTCGATCTCTTTTCTTCTGGTTTTGATGGTGAAATTCCATATCGTGAACTTGGAAACCTTACTCATTTGCAATATCTCGATCTCTCCTCTAGTGACTTCACTAATGCCATAGAATTCTTCAGTTGGCTCCCTCATCTTTCGTCTCTAAAATACTTAGACCTCAGTTTTGTGAATCTCAGTAATGTTTTTGATTGGCCGGATACACTAAACCGGCTCCCTAATCTACGTAATATAACTTTAAGGGGATGCCAACTTCCTCCTCCAACTGTTTCTAGTACTCTTTCTGACAAGAATACTTCTCAATTTCTTGCTTTTGTCGATCTTAGTTACAACAATCTCACTTCTTCAGTATTCAAATAGTTGTGTAACTGCAACGCCACCCTTGTTCTTCTCTTGACCTCTCTAACAACATATTAAGTGGTTCACTTCCTGATGTTTTTGGAAACATGAGCTCTCTTTCACATCTCTAACTTTTCGATAACCAACTTGAAGGGTCCCCGTTTCTTTTGCCAAGTTATGTACTTTGCGATACTTGGATATTTCATTCAATAATCTCAGCGGAAACATTTCAAATTTTTTTGAGTCATCCTGTGCACATAATTCATTAGAGAGTCTGTCTGTCTCTCTGAATAACCTTGAAGGGCCATTCCCTGATCTTGTCTAATTTCATGCATTACGAGATTTAGTTCTCGATGGAAACAAGTTAAGCGGAACTATCCCCAAAAATATTGGGAATGTTTCCATGCTAGAGAGCATCGATGTCAGTCACAATAATTTAGAAGGGGTGGTTTTAGAAATTCATTTCACAAAACTGTCCAAGTTAAAGAATTTGGATCTATCCTCAAACTTCCTGGTTTTAGACTTCCATTCTGAATGGATTCCTCCTTTTCAATTGGACTAGGGTTGAACTCTTGCAAGATGGGGCGGGGCCGTTATTTCCAAAATGGCTTCGAACTCAAAAAAATCTTTTATGGCTTGCTATTTCTGATGCCGGAATTTCTGATATCATTCCAAGTTGGGTTTGGGATTTGTCCCAAAATATGACACGGTTGGATCTTTCTTGCAATGTAATTAAAGGAGCAGTTACAGATTCAGGGTTCGAGTTTGTGTATTAGCCTGCAATTAATTTGAGTTGGAACCAATTGGAAGGTCCAATCCCTTCATTCCTTTCAAAAGCACAATCTTTGAACCTCTCCAATAATAAGTTCTCAAAGTTAGATTCCTTCTTGTGTGCAACAACACTCAGTTACTTGAACCAGCTTGATCTCTCAAGCAACCATATTATTGGAATCAGACCTTCTCAGTACCTACAATAACTCTCCAAACATATAAGAAAAAAAAGATGTAGATGAGAAAGCTAAGAAGATATTGAGATGAAAAGAGAGCAGACCATGTAGCTCTTCTGATATTTCTATTCAACACACAGAGAACAACAACTGCTTAGGCTCATATCCTAAGACTTGAGATGCTGCTGGAATAAACTAAACCACATATGGCTAGATGTTTCTCAGCCACTAAGCACTTAAAGTAAAGGTCAAAGAACTATATATTACAAAAGTCTAAGATCATAATACTTAACTATGAAGTAAAGCAATAAGACAATAATTCTAACACTCCTTCTTAATGTCTTGTTGCTGTACTCCTAGTAGTCCTCTGAGATAGGTGAACCTTTTGTTTTGGCAAAGCTTTGGTGAAGATGTCAGCCACCTGATCTTCAGTTTTGCAGTAAACAACTTCAATCTCCTTGTCTTCAACAACAGACCTGATGAAGTGATACTTCCTTTTAATATGCTTTGTCCTGTTGTGAAACACATGATTCTTAGTCATAGCTATTGCAGATTGGTTGTCACACAAAAGAGGAGTTGCATCAGGTTGCAATTCACCAAAGTCGATCTTCCAGAATTCTTCTCAACCAAATTGCTTGAGAAGTAGCTTCAGCTGCAGATACCATATTCTGCTTCAGCTGTAGATAGAGCAACACTGTGTTGCTTGTTAGAACCCCATGAAAACACTCCAGAACCTATTGTAAAAGCATAACCTGATGTGCTTTTCGAATCATCTAGACTTCCACTCCAATCACTGTCACAAAAACCAAATAATTTTGGCTCAATATTCCTTCGATACATCACTCCAAAATCAATTGACCCTTGAATATATCTCAACACTCTCTTGGCAGTCCCGAGGTGCATTTGAGTAGGACAATGCATGAACCTCGACAAAAGACTTGATGCATACATGATGTCAAGTCTTGTGGCAGTCAAATACAAAAGGCTTCCAACCAATTAGCTTCTAACACACTTGAATCAACTGGTTTGCTCCTATCTTCCATTGAAAGCTTTTCATTCACAATAAGAGGAGTACCAACAGATTTGCACCCTCCTATTCCAAATTTCTCAAGAATGGATTTAGCATATTTCTTTTGAGAAACAAAGATACCATTTTCTGTTTGAGAGATACCGATTCCCAGAAAATAATGCAATAAACCCAAGTCACTCATCTCATATTTTTTCATCATCTCATTTTTGACATTCAAAACCATCTCCTCACTACTTCCAGTAAACACCAAGTCATCAACATAAATTGAGACAACAAGAATATCAGTGGTACCTTTAGTTTTGATGTACAAGGTTAGCTCATTCTCGCTTCTTTGAAACCCATCTTTGATGAAATGAGAATCAATCTCGCCATACCATGCACGAGGAGCTTGCTTCAAGCCATACAAGGCTTTCTTAAATTTATACACTTTCTGCTCTTCATTCTCAGTGACAAAGCCTTGAGGTTGTTCAACATACACTTCCTCATTCAACACTCCATTCAAGAAAGAGGACTTGACATCCAATTGATATAGAGACCAATTTTTCTGAGCTGCCAATGCAATTAGAGCCCGGATTG
Above is a window of Fragaria vesca subsp. vesca linkage group LG7, FraVesHawaii_1.0, whole genome shotgun sequence DNA encoding:
- the LOC101303265 gene encoding uncharacterized protein LOC101303265, with the protein product MNPQMDKLVRRTTIVATVTASYFLLTADYGSEPNVLDPIKKAIQSAESSVKDFVFGSKTQPPESEVKKLSSNSAKEHP
- the LOC101303550 gene encoding uncharacterized protein LOC101303550, which encodes MEEPKATPQTQIPNPPPNSVRTPPHLQSKTKKRLLDSDAQNSSSFKIRALLRDIRPNVLEVLRTPDFQKCKAANKIQEQVKLLMELYKQMTPEALSAPRFNNEPEGQLSSGAPSKHELPSGVSGQNQQAEDGQNKETYVVGGSAFGWNFITFSSMEPVYYGMTKESFRTQAAKLTSG